A part of Gemmatimonas groenlandica genomic DNA contains:
- a CDS encoding amidase yields MPLRDSILERDHLGAFCKHTHVYRPGAGSGPLRGLTFGLKDIFDVSGHRTGFGSPDWFASHGEASTTATVARTLLDAGATLAGKTHTEEMAFSLTGENAHYGTPLNPAAPQRVPGGSSSGSAAAVAGRLVDFAIGSDTGGSVRAPASFCGIYGIRPTHGRISLDGACALAPIFDTVGWFARDAALVAQVGEVLLGGAPATAGRVLLAQDAFALALPGAADALAPAVARVTALLGDAEPVTVSAEGLPAWFDVFRVLQYDDIWRTHRAWITRVRPKFGPQVGPRFEAVAQVQPEEVAVMRDRRAEIMARLDELLAGNAVLLLPTVPDIAPLLKRPPAETVAFRERALALLCIAGLGGLPQVNLPFGTLNKCPIGLSMIAARGNDEMLLDIAARFGAVQHIDVRTAET; encoded by the coding sequence ATGCCTCTCCGGGACAGCATCCTCGAACGCGATCACCTCGGCGCGTTCTGCAAGCACACCCACGTGTATCGCCCCGGCGCTGGCAGCGGGCCGCTGCGCGGCCTCACGTTCGGCCTCAAGGACATCTTCGACGTGTCGGGGCATCGTACGGGGTTCGGCAGCCCGGACTGGTTCGCGTCCCACGGCGAGGCGTCCACCACGGCGACGGTGGCGAGAACGCTCCTCGACGCCGGTGCCACGCTCGCGGGAAAGACACACACCGAAGAGATGGCCTTCAGTCTCACCGGGGAGAACGCGCACTACGGAACGCCGTTGAATCCGGCGGCGCCGCAACGGGTGCCAGGCGGGTCGTCCAGCGGCTCGGCGGCGGCCGTGGCGGGCCGCTTGGTCGACTTTGCCATCGGCAGTGATACGGGTGGCTCCGTGAGGGCACCGGCGAGCTTTTGTGGCATCTACGGCATCCGGCCCACGCACGGGCGCATCTCGCTCGACGGCGCCTGCGCGCTGGCCCCGATCTTCGACACGGTTGGATGGTTCGCCCGCGACGCGGCGCTAGTCGCGCAGGTCGGCGAGGTACTACTCGGCGGGGCTCCCGCGACAGCTGGCCGTGTGTTGCTGGCGCAGGACGCCTTTGCGCTGGCACTTCCGGGCGCGGCCGACGCGCTGGCACCGGCCGTTGCCCGTGTGACCGCGCTGCTGGGCGACGCGGAACCGGTAACGGTGAGCGCGGAAGGACTTCCCGCGTGGTTCGACGTGTTTCGCGTGCTGCAATACGACGACATCTGGCGCACGCATCGCGCATGGATCACTCGAGTGCGTCCGAAGTTCGGCCCGCAGGTGGGGCCACGCTTCGAAGCCGTCGCGCAGGTTCAGCCGGAGGAGGTCGCGGTGATGCGTGATCGACGCGCCGAGATCATGGCGCGATTGGATGAGCTGCTCGCGGGCAATGCGGTGTTGCTGCTCCCCACCGTGCCCGATATCGCTCCGCTGCTGAAGCGGCCGCCGGCGGAAACAGTCGCGTTCCGCGAGCGCGCGTTGGCCCTGCTTTGCATCGCTGGCCTGGGCGGGCTACCACAAGTGAACCTGCCGTTCGGCACGCTGAACAAGTGCCCCATCGGCCTATCGATGATCGCCGCGCGCGGGAACGATGAGATGCTGCTGGATATCGCGGCGCGATTTGGGGCGGTTCAGCACATCGACGTGCGAACCGCGGAGACCTAG